Proteins encoded within one genomic window of Diorhabda sublineata isolate icDioSubl1.1 chromosome 1, icDioSubl1.1, whole genome shotgun sequence:
- the LOC130450266 gene encoding helicase domino isoform X2 translates to MSDETPGVGQGALPPREGQGLRAMAERPAASSATVRVVSGQYVLTNQPHGMPALAQITSGNSNVTRLISISPSRIGQTSPVRPSVAHQSIVDVLTKSRLNSHLNNMFSSGESSSNNVQNTRPLKRPLPSSGEKKDTYASKLQHVMNHRIVRSKLVKEKYNEHLLEAFYLETGNNILDLYQFAKRPKTQAYLTYLKEHAIDPRDYPEPVPSVTIPQTTLSTPSATAASSLPGISQSHPVQTSSPIVTTSESHSNHSTPKSVSVKMKSVSNTNSTSQEMIVEKAKQEAYVVQRIADLQKEGLWSEKRLPKVQEMPRTKAHWDFLLEEMVWLAADFAQERKWKKAAAKKCARMVQKYFQDKALAAQKAEKAHEQNLRRIAAFCSKEIKNFWNNVEKLVEYKQNTILEEKRKKALDQQLSFIVDQTEKYSQLLAEGMNKSVEPPSSVPSRSVSRAHSDTEFDPDLQSDEDDEETIAREEALGNEGHKEEIEALQKESQMELDDLLEDDFLKNYLLNRDKIRLSDSEESDDDVDSKKELSKTDLDEKEPSEESDSSKEDDVEETEEESEDEETKVSEIVPQGEHDELKLLVEDSQKEGEIKTETDTKDDLINDAAAIAESIQPKGNTLSSTNVSTNIPFLLKYSLREYQHIGLDWLVTMFERKLNGILADEMGLGKTIQTIALLAHLACEKENWGPHLIVVPTSVMLNWEMECKKWCPAFKILTYYGTQKERKFKRIGWTKPNAFHICITSYKLVIQDHQSFRRKKWKYLILDEAQNIKNFKSQRWQLLLNFQTQQRLLLTGTPLQNNLMELWSLMHFLMPNVFQSHREFKEWFSNPVTGMIEGNSEYNESIIKRLHKVLRPFLLRRLKSEVEKQMPKKYEHVVMCRLSKRQRYLYDDYMSRAKTRETLASGNLLSVINVLMQLRKVCNHPNLFEVRPTTSPFQCEGIRLHIPSIVYSAIDYDPSKHVNLQALNLLLIMQEIHFGSYQCYRMRQSRNSKKLMELDEESNKIPPPCPPCKLAMRVLPSKVSNTANEEKSDKKNVPVSSQPPPLQLKGFTQPNVKVKVSGVQLVNQQGILKTIPVVNISQGTTGQIGTPVSVTSVLKPQDKISASFAQLVQTSTGKHLLLTSNPNITGNIPVTSTPGGQKLTFLSKQPVATIGNAVTKAFVKFQFTSITTSPTFTTTTTSNSNSIAIVKSEENKVKGVRTPVGNDYIGKLYSKQNNLDVRWNNDDKNLDLINEEDPKGERKNRLALMCRINNIRCSALPLYGRDFQDAVKIFTPNKINPWGGGHIHCLNTLYCKKSTEPTDCLKDILYNPEMRLESLKEIFDRFILYVPAVKAAEPELRVWHPPPSKYWGQKQDKQLLQKLFSKPATPLHSIASAMVTQFPDPRLIQYDCGKLQTLDILLRKLKMDGHRVLIFTQMTKMLDVLEAFLNYHGHIYLRLDGTTRVDQRQVLMERFNGDTRIFAFILSTRSGGVGVNLTGADTVIFYDSDWNPTMDAQAQDRCHRIGQTRDVHIYRLVSERTIEENILKKANQKRMLGDLAIEGGNFTTAYFKSSTIQDLFNIDQNEENAATRMSGVMEMKKERERALSNETSVGDDKIAVGALESALAACEDDQDVQAAKTAKAEAVADLAEFDENIPLDEQEKEPEISKAEQEINNIIEKLTPIEKYAMKFIETTESAWSAEQLAAAAREIEEQKREWEQNRLAAMREEEDRRARELEEENDIITFSREDATNQIWVSDTTMEHMPMWCPPTPPQQENDVYIDQTMAFMYDTKIMSESELPPVYVKREAKRTRLEAGLIENRRALKIPRKEESTNAPKSLFHSATILKMRRDLKLQKYRGLVRPALPVPGKPNIQKPLQEQPLFHEWTIHEDMAILKVIQNFQGLPLNLIVTNLGHTPNWDFVADYVNTVSITYRTPKQCRQRYENHLMQREEGKQLSLEFLKKKKNKSGAIQKYPMLSKSSRCVRTSQLYTQDNNSAFSQTMANRFDALKAISNKKTPATRNIVNNPLLNKTKHNLVLNECGIDIEHPVLPVEVAARRAERIAKEKKNMTAEQQQQLAARLQMMKNMMAASQQANIAAASSVNTPGTSTGTHVAQTPSQIVVTQSTAIVTTTAASVSTQATPPTTLRTQRIIASPIQTSTVVSVSGLSPAQLQAATQRLIVSAGSSGQGKVVATTNTLQGKAIGQAQLAMIRQANLKQQLRLHAGNIPTQGVKTSTVTIGGQQAVVQFTQAQPRAQFIRQGTVTVGGKTGITRTVTESDLAQLLKKQQQKLGTSGGSTIQSLSPQVLAQAIQAGSSGGQVATLVKAVSSPGVTGVALSNQGKNIQSTLKTTNATQFRQLQLQQQLLAQKKLNAQKLSIAQVAGKNNVQTQLIVGSKPLGTAMTVQQFQQVIRSPLNVSQGPVVLAKGPSTRVIPVNTAQGTKQTIQVVAASTSQTLNTALRPQAGSSALAGALAGIKVQGTSSASQQALLSQVSAALNQNVTGMRQGSPVRIQTSSGTPLVAVSVQNVQQAPNSSVATGSQPNNSEQVSRYLKK, encoded by the exons aTAACGTCCGGAAACAGTAATGTTACTCGTCTGATTAGCATCAGTCCATCCAGAATCGGACAAACATCTCCCGTAAGACCGAGCGTGGCCCACCAATCGATAGTTGATGTTCTCACTAAATCTCGATTAAACTCGCACTTGAATAATATGTTTTCTTCAGGAGAAAGTTCTAGTAATAATGTTCAAAATACAAGGCCTTTAAAAAGGCCGTTGCCTTCCTCTGGTGAAAAGAAAGATACTTACGCTTCCAAGTTGCAACATGTGATGAATCATCGCATCGTTCGTTCAAAATTGGTAAAAGAAAAGTATAATGAACATCTACTGGAGGCTTTTTACTTAGAAACAGGAAATAATATTCTCGATTTGTACCAATTCGCCAAGAGGCCTAAAACTCAAGCTTATCTGACTTACCTAAAGGAACATGCCATTGATCCTAGAGATTATCCAGAACCAGTTCCTAGCGTTACCATACCACAAACGACACTCAGTACACCATCTGCTACAGCAGCTAGCTCTCTACCTGGTATTTCTCAAAGCCACCCTGTTCAGACCAGTTCCCCTATAGTAACGACATCTGAAAGCCATAGTAACCATTCTACACCAAAATCAGTATCTGTCAAAATGAAATCTGTATCTAATACAAATAGTACTAGCCAAGAAATGATAGTAGAGAAAGCAAAGCAAGAAGCTTATGTAGTTCAGCGAATAGCAGATTTACAAAAGGAAGGTTTATGGTCTGAAAAAAGGCTACCAAAAGTGCAAGAAATGCCGAGAACAAAAGCACATTGGGACTTTTTACTTGAAGAAATGGTCTGGTTGGCAGCTGATTTTGCGCAGGAACGTAAATGGAAGAAAGCCGCTGCAAAGAAATGTGCCAGAATGGTACAGAAATATTTCCAAGATAAAGCACTTGCTGCTCAAAAAGCAGAAAAAGCACATGAGCAGAATCTTCGAAGAATTGCAGCATTTTGCtcgaaagaaataaaaaatttctggaACAATGTAGAGAAATTAGTAGAGTACAAACAAAATACAATTCTCGAAGAGAAACGGAAAAAGGCTCTAGATCAACAGCTGAGTTTTATAGTGGATCAAACTGAGAAGTATTCCCAGTTACTTGCAGAGGGTATGAATAAATCAGTAGAACCACCCAGTTCGGTTCCTTCAAGGTCAGTGTCACGAGCGCATTCAGATACTGAATTTGATCCTGATCTACAGAGTGATGAAGATGATGAGGAAACAATAGCTCGGGAAGAAGCTTTAGGCAACGAAGGTCacaaagaagaaattgaagcGTTACAAAAAGAATCTCAGATGGAGTTAGATGACTTGTTAGAagacgattttttaaaaaattaccttttaAACCGAGACAAAATACGATTAAGCGATTCAGAAGAGTCTGACGACGATGTCGATTCTAAAAAGGAATTATCAAAAACAGATTTAGATGAAAAAGAACCGTCTGAAGAATCAGATTCTTCCAAAGAAGACGACGTCGAGGAGACCGAAGAAGAGAGCGAGGATGAGGAAACAAAAGTCTCAGAAATTGTACCCCAGGGTGAACATGACGAACTGAAACTTTTAGTGGAAGATTCTCAAAAAGAGGGAGAAATAAAGACTGAAACAGATACAAAAGATGACCTCATCAATGATGCTGCTGCTATAGCTGAAAGTATACAACCAAAAGGAAACACCTTATCATCTACGAAT GTTTCTACAAACATCCCATTCTTGTTAAAATATTCTTTGAGAGAGTATCAACATATAGGTCTGGATTGGTTAGTAAcaatgtttgaaagaaaacttAACGGCATCTTAGCGGATGAAATGGGTTTAGGTAAAACCATTCAAACAATAGCCCTTCTAGCTCATCTAGCGTGCGAGAAAGAAAATTGGGGACCGCATCTAATTGTTGTTCCTACATCTGTGATGTTGAATTGGGAAATGGAATGTAAAAAGTGGTGTCCCGCATTCAAAATTCTAACTTATTATGGTACCCAGAAAGAGAGAAAATTCAAAAGGATTGGATGGACTAAACCTAATGCTTTCCATATTTGTATTACTTCTTACAAATTGGTTATTCAAGACCACCAGAGTTTTAGaaggaaaaaatggaaatatttgattCTGGATGAAGCTCAGAATATTAAGAATTTTAAGTCACAAAGATGGCAGCTGCTCTTGAACTTTCAAACCCAGCA acGTCTTCTATTGACTGGTACTCCTTTACAAAACAACCTCATGGAATTGTGGTCACTTATGCATTTTTTAATGCCAAATGTATTTCAATCTCATAGAGAATTTAAAGAGTGGTTTTCCAATCCAGTGACAGGTATGATTGAAGGCAATTCGGAATACAATGAAAGCATTATCAAGAGATTGCATAAG GTATTAAGACCGTTTCTTTTGCGACGATTGAAAAGCGAGGTCGAAAAACAAATGCCAAAAAAGTATGAACACGTGGTTATGTGTAGATTATCGAAAAGGCAGAGGTATTTATACGATGACTACATGTCGAGAGCAAA aaCAAGAGAAACTTTGGCTAGCGGAAATCTATTGAGtgtaataaatgttttaatgcAATTAAGAAAGGTATGCAACCATCCAAATTTATTCGAAGTAAGGCCGACAACATCGCCTTTTCAATGTGAAGGTATTAGGTTACATATTCCATCCATTGTATACTCCGCTATTGATTATGACCCTTCAAAA CATGTAAATCTCCAAGCACTAAATCTGCTACTGATAATGCAAGAAATCCACTTTGGTTCCTATCAATGTTATCGAATGAGGCAATCGAGAAATTCTAAAAAACTTATGGAACTAGACGAAGAGTCCAATAAAATTCCGCCCCCTTGTCCGCCTTGTAAATTAGCGATGCGAGTGTTACCGTCTAAAGTGTCTAATACAGCAAACGAAgagaaaagtgataaaaaaaatgttccagTTTCAAGCCAACCACCACCTCTTCAACTTAAAGGTTTTACTCAACCTAATGTGAAGGTGAAAGTATCTGGGGTACAACTAGTCAATCAACAGGGTATTTTGAAAa CAATTCCAGTTGTGAACATATCACAAGGGACAACTGGACAAATCGGTACACCGGTTAGCGTGACGTCTGTTTTAAAACCTCAAGACAAAATTTCAGCAAGTTTTGCGCAATTAGTACAAACTTCAACGGGCAAACATTTACTCCTAACATCAAATCCAAATATAACCGGGAATATTCCAGTAACATCAACACCAG GTGGTCAAAAATTGACATTCTTATCCAAACAACCTGTTGCAACCATAGGGAATGCTGTCACCAAGGCTTTTGTCAAGTTTCAGTTTACATCCATCACTACATCCCCTACTTTTACGACAACGACTACGTCT aattcaaattcaattgctattgtaaaaagtgaagaaaataaagtaaaaggAGTCAGAACTCCAGTAGGAAATGATTATATAGGTAAACTTTATTCTAAACAAAATAACCTGGATGTTCGGTGGAATAATGATGAcaaaaatttagatttaata AATGAAGAAGATCCAAAAGGAGAACGTAAAAATAGACTGGCTCTAATGTGCCGCATCAACAATATCCGATGTTCAGCATTACCTTTGTATGGCAGAGATTTCCAAGACGCTGTCAAAATTTTCACTCCTAACAAGATAAACCCATGGGGTGGTGGTCACATACATTGTTTGAACActttatattgtaaaaaatctACGGAACCGACAGATTGTTTGAAAGATATTCTATATAATCCCGAAATGAGATTGGAaagtttgaaagaaattttcGATCGTTTTATATTATATGTACCTGCCGTAAAAGCTGCCGAACCTGAATTACGAGTGTGGCATCCGCCACCGAGCAAATATTGGGGCCAAAAACAGGATAAGCAGCTTCTAcag AAACTATTTTCTAAACCTGCTACACCTCTACACAGTATTGCCtctgctatggtaacgcaatttCCTGATCCAAGACTAATCCAATATGATTGTGGAAAATTACAAACGTTAGACATTCTgcttagaaaattgaaaatggatGGTCATCGTGTGTTAATCTTCACCCAGATGACTAAGATGTTGGACGTTCTAGAGGCATTCTTGAACTACCACGGACATATATATCTTAGATTAGATGGTACAACCCGAGTGGATCAAAGACAG GTTTTGATGGAAAGATTCAATGGTGATACACGTATTTTTGCTTTTATACTGTCCACGCGCTCTGGTGGTGTGGGAGTGAATTTAACTGGAGCGGATACTGTGATATTCTACGATTCCGATTGGAATCCTACAATGGACGCGCAAGCTCAAGATCGTTGTCACCGAATCGGCCAAACGAGAGATGTACACATTTACCGTTTGGTCAGCGAAAGAACAATagaggaaaatatattgaagaaagcGAATCAAAAACGTATGCTCGGAGATTTAGCCATCGAAGGTGGTAACTTTACAACAGCATATTTCAAGAGC tCAACTATACAAGACTTGTTCAACATCGATCAGAACGAAGAAAATGCTGCGACAAGGATGTCTGGCGTAATGGAAATGAAGAAGGAACGCGAAAGAGCTTTATCTAACGAAACATCTGTAGGTGATGATAAAATAGCAGTTGGTGCTCTCGAAAGTGCTTTGGCTGCATGTGAAGATGATCAGGACGTTCAGGCTGCCAAAACTGCGAAAGCAGAAGCTGTTGCTGATCTTGCTGAATTCGATGAAAACATTCCTTTAGATGAACAGGAGAAAGAGCCTGAAATTAGTAAAGCGGAACAggaaattaataacataataGAAAAG TTAACTCCTATTGAAAAGTATGCCATGAAGTTCATAGAAACCACCGAATCTGCTTGGTCAGCCGAACAACTTGCTGCCGCTGCTAGAGAAATAGAGGAGCAGAAGAGAGAATGGGAACAGAATAGACTCGCAGCGATGCGAGAAGAAGAAGATCGACGCGCTCGTGAGTTGGAAGAAGAAAACGACATAATCACATTTTCAAGAGAAGATGCCACCAACCAG ATATGGGTTTCTGACACTACCATGGAACACATGCCT ATGTGGTGTCCTCCAACTCCACCTCAACAAGAAAATGACGTATACATAGACCAAACAATGGCCTTTATGTACGACACAAAAATAATGTCCGAATCGGAATTACCTCCAGTATATGTCAAACGTGAAGCGAAAAGAACTCGGTTAGAAGCAGGCTTAATTGAAAACAGAAGGGCCTTGAAAATACCTAGAAAAGAAGAATCTACAAACGCACCAAAATCCCTATTTCATTCTGCGACTATATTAAAAATGAGACGCGatttaaaacttcaaaaatatcgTGGTTTAGTTAGGCCTGCTTTACCAGTTCCTGGAAAACCAAACATTCAAAAACCCTTGCAAGAACAACCTTTGTTTCACGAATGGACTATTCACGAGGATATGGCTATTTTAAAGGTCATACAAAACTTCCAAGGTCTTCCATTAAATTTAATAGTCACCAATTTAG GACATACTCCTAATTGGGATTTTGTGGCCGATTATGTCAATACAGTCTCCATAACATACCGTACTCCGAAACAGTGTCGTCAAAGATACGAAAATCATTTGATGCAAAGAGAAGAAGGTAAACAACTAAGCTTAGAGttcttaaaaaagaagaagaacaaatcCGGAGCAATACAGAAATACCCAATGCTTTCAAAATCTAGCAGATGTGTGAGAACATCTCAGTTATATACTCAGGACAATAATTCCGCTTTTAGTCAGACAATGGCGAATAGATTCGACGCATTGAAAGCAATCTCTAATAAGAAAACTCCCGCTACTAGAAATATTGTGAATAATCCGTTGTTAAACAAGACAAAACACAATCTGGTTTTAAACGAGTGTGGAATCGATATTGAACATCCTGTTTTACCTGTAGAAGTAGCCGCAAg GAGAGCGGAAAGAATAGCTAAAGAGAAAAAGAATATGACCGCTGAACAGCAACAACAACTTGCGGCACGTCTACAAATGATGAAGAACATGATGGCTGCTAGTCAACAAGCAAACATAGCTGCTGCTTCATCAGTAAATACACCGGGTACATCTACTGGAACCCATGTAGCACAAACACCTTCTCAGATTGTTGTGACGCAATCTACAGCAATTGTTACCACCACAGCCGCTAGTGTTAGCACTCAAGCTACTCCTCCGA ctaCTTTACGAACACAAAGAATAATAGCATCACCAATACAGACATCAACGGTAGTTTCTGTGTCAGGATTAAGCCCTGCCCAACTTCAAGCTGCGACGCAGCGTCTCATCGTATCAGCTGGTTCTTCAGGTCAAGGCAAAGTAGTGGCTACTACAAATACCCTACAAGGTAAAGCCATTGGTCAAGCTCAATTAGCTATGATTCGACAAGCCAATCTTAAACAACAACTACGATTGCACGCTGGAAATATTCCGACGCAAGGCGTCAAAACATCTACTGTTACTATTGGAGGCCAACAGGCCGTTGTCCAATTCACACAGGCACAACCAAGAGCGCAATTTATAAGGCAAGGCACTGTTACTGTCGGAGGAAAAACTGGAATTACTAGGACTGTTACTGAAAGCGATTTAGCTCAATTGTTAAAGAAACAACAACAAAAGTTAGGTACATCGGGAGGAAGTACTATTCAAAGTTTATCACCGCAAGTTCTGGCTCAAGCGATACAAGCTGGTTCATCTGGTGGACAGGTTGCAACTCTGGTTAAAGCAGTTTCATCTCCCGGAG TCACAGGTGTAGCTCTATCAAATCAAGGCAAGAACATACAATCAACGTTAAAGACAACAAACGCCACCCAATTCCGGCAACTCCAATTGCAACAGCAACTGCTCGctcagaaaaaattgaatgcTCAGAAATTGAGTATTGCGCAAGTAGCTGGCAAGAACAATGTACAAACTCAATTGATAGTAGGTTCCAAACCTCTAGGTACGGCGATGACAGTTCAACAATTCCAGCAGGTAATAAGATCTCCATTGAATGTTAGTCAGGGACCAGTGGTGTTGGCAAAAGGGCCGTCTACGAGGGTCATACCTGTCAATACAGCACAGGGAACCAAGCAGACCATACAG gTGGTAGCTGCAAGCACATCTCAAACACTTAACACCGCCCTTCGTCCCCAAGCAGGCTCTTCAGCTCTGGCAGGCGCCTTGGCCGGGATAAAAGTACAAGGTACTTCTAGTGCGAGTCAACAGGCGCTTTTATCTCAAGTATCAGCTGCTTTGAATCAAAACGTCACCGGTATGCGACAAGGAAGTCCTGTCCGCATTCAGACGAGCAGCGGAACACCTTTGGTGGCGGTCAGCGTTCAAAATGTCCAACAAGCCCCCAATTCTTCCGTTGCCACTGGCTCTCAACCGAACAATTCCGAGCAAGTAAGTAGATATTTGAAGAAGTGA